The following are from one region of the Paenibacillus bovis genome:
- a CDS encoding 2,3-diketo-5-methylthiopentyl-1-phosphate enolase produces MSYCIASYRIHDDKADFHKKAQSIAVGMTVGSWTELPAAKQESMKKHLGEVISVEVHEPAGGERYADVRIAYPDANFSSDIPALLVTVFGKISMDGRIKLTHLEFSESFLSHFKGPKFGIHGVRQLLGVTERPLLMSIFKSVIGHDLDELTRQFSAQALGGVDLIKDDEILFENELTPIEKRVAACRKAAEAAQAETGKKVLYAANLTGHTFQLKEQAKKAIDAGASALLLNVLSYGYDVLSELSADPDISIPIMAHPALAGAYYPSPYYGISASVLLGQLMRLAGADLVLFPSPYGSVTMPREENMAIREQLITGSLPYKQSFPVPSAGIHPGLVPLILKDFGTDVIINAGGGIHGHPGGASAGGRAFQQAIDAALSGVSLADYAVQGHQELAQAIEIWGGER; encoded by the coding sequence ATGAGTTACTGTATCGCTTCTTACCGCATTCATGACGACAAAGCAGATTTCCACAAAAAAGCCCAATCGATCGCGGTCGGTATGACTGTAGGCAGCTGGACAGAGCTTCCTGCTGCCAAGCAGGAGTCTATGAAAAAGCATTTGGGCGAAGTCATTTCGGTAGAAGTGCATGAACCTGCTGGTGGTGAGCGTTATGCCGATGTACGTATTGCTTATCCGGATGCGAATTTCAGCAGTGATATTCCCGCACTGCTGGTGACCGTATTTGGCAAAATCTCTATGGATGGACGCATCAAATTGACTCATCTGGAGTTCTCCGAATCCTTCCTGAGCCATTTCAAAGGACCAAAATTCGGTATCCACGGTGTTCGCCAGCTGCTCGGTGTAACTGAGCGTCCACTGCTGATGAGCATTTTCAAATCGGTTATCGGTCATGATCTCGACGAGTTGACCCGTCAATTCAGTGCACAGGCACTGGGGGGCGTAGATCTGATCAAGGATGACGAGATTCTGTTTGAGAATGAACTGACACCGATCGAGAAACGTGTAGCTGCCTGCCGTAAAGCTGCAGAAGCTGCCCAGGCAGAAACAGGCAAAAAAGTGCTGTATGCCGCTAACCTGACCGGTCATACTTTCCAATTGAAGGAACAGGCCAAAAAAGCAATCGATGCTGGCGCAAGTGCACTGCTGCTCAATGTATTGTCCTATGGCTATGATGTATTGTCCGAGCTGAGTGCAGATCCGGATATTTCGATTCCGATCATGGCACATCCAGCGCTTGCAGGCGCCTACTACCCTTCACCTTATTACGGTATCTCGGCTTCCGTACTGCTTGGTCAGCTGATGCGGCTGGCAGGTGCGGATCTGGTCTTATTCCCTTCTCCGTACGGCTCGGTAACAATGCCGCGTGAGGAAAACATGGCAATTCGCGAACAGCTCATCACTGGAAGTCTCCCGTACAAGCAGAGCTTCCCGGTGCCATCTGCAGGCATTCATCCAGGACTTGTTCCTTTGATTCTCAAGGACTTTGGTACAGATGTCATTATTAATGCAGGCGGAGGTATTCACGGGCATCCAGGTGGCGCGAGCGCAGGCGGAAGAGCTTTTCAGCAGGCAATCGATGCTGCACTGTCCGGTGTATCGCTGGCGGATTATGCTGTCCAGGGACATCAGGAGCTCGCCCAGGCGATTGAGATCTGGGGTGGAGAACGATGA
- a CDS encoding 2-hydroxy-3-keto-5-methylthiopentenyl-1-phosphate phosphatase: protein MTSRQPVIFCDFDGTITNTDNIVAIMKHFSPAGYEEIMQEVVAQKRSIRDGVGAMFALMPSSSKNEIIEFVMTHAGIREGFPEFLNLVREHQIPYYVTSGGIDFFLKPLLEPFGIPENHIFCNSADFSGEHIEILWPHPCDEHCQNDCGMCKTTVMREFPPEQYERILIGDSLTDFEGARIADLVYSRSVLTDKCRELDVPHVAFQTFHDIINDFRQRIGAIHS, encoded by the coding sequence ATGACATCCAGACAGCCGGTTATTTTCTGTGATTTCGATGGTACGATTACCAACACCGATAATATCGTTGCTATTATGAAGCACTTTTCTCCTGCCGGTTATGAAGAGATCATGCAGGAAGTGGTTGCCCAGAAACGATCGATCCGCGATGGAGTAGGTGCAATGTTCGCGCTGATGCCATCCTCCAGCAAAAACGAGATTATCGAGTTTGTGATGACACATGCGGGTATCCGCGAAGGATTTCCGGAATTTCTGAATCTGGTGCGAGAGCATCAGATCCCGTACTATGTGACGAGCGGCGGTATTGATTTCTTTCTCAAACCGCTGCTGGAACCATTCGGGATCCCGGAAAACCATATCTTCTGCAATAGTGCCGATTTCTCCGGTGAACATATCGAAATATTGTGGCCGCACCCCTGTGATGAACACTGCCAGAATGATTGCGGCATGTGTAAAACGACCGTTATGCGCGAGTTTCCACCAGAGCAGTATGAACGTATCCTGATCGGCGACAGTCTGACTGATTTTGAAGGTGCACGTATAGCCGATCTGGTCTACTCCCGATCTGTATTAACAGATAAATGTAGAGAGCTGGATGTACCGCATGTTGCTTTCCAAACTTTCCATGATATTATTAACGACTTCCGTCAACGAATAGGAGCGATTCATTCATGA
- the mtnB gene encoding methylthioribulose 1-phosphate dehydratase, with translation MSFVTIPLEQKQAVLQELGGIKEQFAARHWFPGTSGNLSLRVGDYTPDNFHFAITASGKDKSVSTPSDFLFVDQEGHPCEATGLKPSAETLIHCEIYRETGCGAVFHVHTVFNNLVSEYFGEKGAVPIQGLELIKAFNIWEENAAITIPVLPNYAEIPRIAELVSGVLNPAIPGILLRGHGIYAWGKNAFEAKRHLEAFEFIFEYIYRDLLLRKS, from the coding sequence ATGAGCTTTGTAACTATACCTCTTGAGCAAAAACAGGCTGTATTGCAAGAATTAGGCGGCATCAAGGAACAGTTTGCGGCACGTCACTGGTTCCCTGGTACAAGCGGCAATCTATCCCTGCGTGTAGGCGATTATACCCCGGATAATTTCCATTTTGCTATTACTGCCAGCGGCAAGGACAAATCAGTCAGTACCCCTTCGGATTTTCTGTTTGTCGATCAGGAAGGGCATCCATGCGAGGCTACCGGTCTGAAACCAAGCGCAGAGACACTGATTCATTGCGAAATTTATCGGGAGACAGGCTGCGGTGCTGTATTCCATGTACACACCGTGTTCAACAATCTGGTCAGTGAATATTTTGGTGAAAAAGGCGCTGTGCCTATTCAAGGGCTGGAACTAATCAAAGCTTTTAATATCTGGGAAGAAAACGCGGCGATTACTATTCCTGTACTGCCCAACTATGCGGAGATTCCCCGTATCGCCGAGCTGGTATCCGGCGTACTGAACCCTGCTATTCCGGGCATCCTGCTGCGTGGTCATGGTATTTATGCCTGGGGGAAAAACGCATTCGAAGCCAAACGTCATCTGGAAGCTTTTGAGTTTATTTTTGAATATATTTATCGCGATCTGCTGCTGCGCAAATCGTAA
- a CDS encoding LysM peptidoglycan-binding domain-containing protein, producing MNAKIQKVLLSTVVAASVGAVAVVAPVGGTHAFAAEKSSHDKRQDREEARADNAAFVAAQTAQFNALFGTKEDTTTKEEAAAPTETTAPTKTEAKQDIVVVVPQGASLTEIAAQYGITVDQLVAANNLLPAGYQLTVPQK from the coding sequence ATGAACGCAAAAATTCAAAAAGTATTATTGTCCACAGTAGTAGCAGCAAGTGTTGGAGCTGTTGCAGTAGTAGCACCAGTAGGTGGAACTCACGCTTTTGCAGCTGAGAAATCCAGCCACGATAAAAGACAAGATAGAGAAGAAGCACGTGCTGATAACGCTGCATTCGTAGCAGCACAAACTGCACAATTCAATGCACTGTTTGGTACTAAAGAAGATACAACTACAAAAGAAGAAGCAGCTGCCCCAACTGAGACAACTGCTCCAACTAAAACAGAAGCTAAACAAGATATCGTTGTTGTTGTTCCACAAGGTGCCAGCCTGACTGAAATCGCTGCTCAATACGGTATCACTGTAGACCAACTGGTTGCTGCCAACAACCTGCTGCCTGCTGGTTACCAACTGACTGTTCCACAAAAATAA
- a CDS encoding DnaD domain-containing protein codes for MGGEQWKAWAKGAAYTMGMQTANIPYALLKYYQALDLDDAEAMLLLQLLSFRQVEHNEFPTLEELEWRTGAAPGIIAARIQKLMKAGFIGIEDEQDPMTGIRYERYDLSGLYEKLGTILASEQQERITAINQPPAAAVNQASKEEERERNLFIIFEKEFARPLSPMECETISGWLDQDRYPEELILMALKESVFAGKLHFRYIDRILLEWNRNRVRTAEDARAYTQKFRQR; via the coding sequence ATGGGCGGAGAACAATGGAAAGCATGGGCAAAAGGCGCTGCGTACACAATGGGCATGCAGACAGCCAATATTCCTTATGCACTGCTAAAGTATTATCAGGCGCTGGATCTGGATGATGCTGAAGCGATGCTGCTATTGCAGCTGCTGTCTTTCCGTCAGGTAGAGCATAATGAATTTCCGACGCTGGAAGAGCTGGAATGGAGAACGGGTGCAGCACCTGGCATAATCGCTGCCCGTATCCAGAAGCTGATGAAAGCCGGATTTATCGGGATCGAAGACGAACAGGACCCGATGACAGGCATTCGTTATGAACGTTATGATCTTAGCGGCCTGTATGAGAAGCTGGGCACGATTCTGGCGTCCGAGCAGCAGGAACGTATTACGGCGATCAATCAGCCGCCTGCAGCAGCTGTGAACCAGGCAAGCAAAGAAGAAGAGCGGGAGCGTAACCTTTTTATTATTTTTGAAAAGGAATTTGCCCGTCCTTTGTCGCCGATGGAGTGCGAAACGATCTCCGGCTGGCTGGATCAGGACCGGTACCCGGAAGAATTGATCCTGATGGCGCTCAAAGAGTCTGTATTCGCTGGTAAGCTCCATTTCCGATATATAGATCGTATTTTACTGGAATGGAACCGAAACCGTGTACGTACGGCTGAAGACGCCAGAGCATACACGCAAAAGTTCCGTCAGCGGTAA
- the asnS gene encoding asparagine--tRNA ligase, translating into MSTKTVIKRVNEHIGETVTIGAWINNKRSSGKIQFLQLRDGTGYIQGVVVKSEVPESVWNDAKSMTQESSLYVTGIIREEPRSKSGYEMTVTDIEVIHITSEYPITPKEHGVDFLMDHRHLWLRSNRQRAVMVIRAEIIRAVQEFFNTNGFTKVDPPILTPSAAEDTTELFHIKYFDEDAYLTQSGQLYMEAAAMALGKVYSFGPTFRAEKSKTRRHLIEFWMIEPEMAFTTHEESLEVQEQFVSHVVQSVLKNCRAELETLERDVTKLEHIVGPFPRITYDEAIEFLKGKGFDIPWGDDFGAPHETAIAEAYDKPVFITHYPKDIKAFYMKPDPERPEVVLCADMIAPEGYGEIIGGSQRIDDPELMEQRFQEHNLGEAYQWYMDLRTYGTVPHSGFGLGLERTVAWICGLDHVRETIAFPRMLYRLYP; encoded by the coding sequence ATGTCCACTAAAACCGTTATTAAAAGAGTCAATGAGCATATTGGCGAAACCGTAACGATTGGAGCATGGATTAACAACAAACGTTCCAGCGGTAAAATCCAGTTTTTGCAGCTGCGTGATGGTACAGGCTACATCCAGGGCGTTGTTGTCAAAAGCGAAGTACCGGAAAGTGTCTGGAATGATGCGAAAAGCATGACCCAGGAGAGCTCCCTGTACGTAACAGGTATTATCCGTGAAGAGCCGCGCAGTAAATCCGGCTACGAAATGACGGTTACCGATATTGAAGTTATTCATATCACTTCCGAATATCCGATCACTCCAAAAGAACACGGTGTTGATTTCCTGATGGATCATCGCCACCTGTGGCTGCGTTCGAATCGTCAGCGTGCAGTGATGGTTATCCGCGCCGAGATTATTCGTGCGGTTCAGGAATTTTTCAACACGAATGGATTTACCAAAGTGGATCCGCCAATTCTGACGCCTTCCGCGGCCGAAGATACAACCGAGCTGTTCCATATTAAATATTTTGACGAGGATGCTTACCTGACACAAAGTGGTCAGCTGTATATGGAAGCTGCTGCAATGGCACTGGGTAAAGTTTATTCGTTCGGTCCGACATTCCGCGCCGAAAAATCCAAAACCCGTCGTCACCTGATCGAGTTCTGGATGATCGAGCCGGAAATGGCATTTACTACGCACGAGGAAAGTCTGGAAGTACAGGAGCAGTTTGTATCCCATGTGGTTCAGTCCGTACTGAAAAACTGTCGCGCCGAGCTGGAGACGCTGGAACGCGATGTAACCAAGCTGGAACATATCGTTGGTCCATTCCCGCGCATCACTTATGATGAAGCGATTGAGTTCCTCAAAGGCAAAGGATTCGATATCCCTTGGGGGGACGACTTTGGCGCACCGCACGAGACTGCGATTGCCGAAGCCTATGACAAACCAGTATTTATTACCCATTATCCAAAAGACATCAAAGCATTCTACATGAAGCCTGATCCAGAGCGTCCGGAAGTTGTTCTGTGTGCAGATATGATCGCTCCAGAAGGTTATGGAGAGATTATTGGCGGATCACAGCGTATCGACGATCCGGAATTGATGGAGCAGCGCTTCCAGGAGCACAATCTGGGCGAAGCTTATCAATGGTACATGGACCTTCGTACGTACGGAACCGTGCCTCACTCCGGATTCGGACTGGGTCTGGAGCGTACAGTAGCATGGATCTGTGGTCTGGATCATGTACGCGAAACTATTGCTTTCCCTCGTATGCTGTATCGTCTGTATCCATAA
- a CDS encoding acetate/propionate family kinase yields MKVLVINSGSSSLKYQLYDMTDESVLAKGLVERIGMDSSILTHKPTGKDEVTEVSEILEHNTAIRKVIDKLTDKTHGVLESVSEINAVGHRVVHGGEFFKESAVVDQQAKKDIRALIDLAPLHNPAAIMGIEASEINMPGVPQVVVFDTAFHQTMPEKAYLYAIPRVLYNKYKVRRYGFHGTSHYYVSRAAADFLGKPLEDLKVITAHIGNGGSLTAVQGGISVDTSMGMTPLEGLMMGTRSGDLDPAIVPYVMNKEELTVSEVNLMLNKHSGLQAISGISSDMREITDGLEKGDPHSTLAFEMYEYRLRKYIGSYAAAMNGVDVLVFTAGVGENSAIVRKAVCENLSYLGVEIDEELNKVRSGDPRRISTPNSKVEVLVVPTNEELVIARDTYQLINK; encoded by the coding sequence ATGAAAGTACTCGTAATCAACTCAGGTAGTTCTTCACTCAAATACCAGCTGTATGATATGACCGATGAATCCGTTCTGGCCAAAGGTCTGGTAGAGCGGATCGGGATGGACTCTTCCATTCTGACTCACAAGCCGACAGGCAAAGACGAAGTCACCGAAGTTAGCGAAATTCTGGAGCATAACACAGCGATCCGTAAAGTTATCGACAAGCTGACTGACAAAACGCATGGCGTTCTGGAAAGTGTAAGTGAAATCAATGCTGTCGGACACCGCGTTGTACACGGCGGTGAATTTTTCAAAGAGTCTGCTGTTGTTGACCAGCAGGCCAAAAAAGATATTCGTGCACTGATCGATCTGGCACCACTGCATAATCCGGCTGCAATCATGGGTATTGAAGCTTCCGAAATCAATATGCCGGGCGTACCGCAGGTTGTTGTATTTGATACAGCCTTCCACCAGACAATGCCTGAAAAAGCATATCTGTACGCAATTCCGCGGGTACTTTACAACAAATACAAAGTACGTCGCTATGGATTCCATGGCACGTCCCACTATTATGTAAGCCGTGCAGCAGCCGATTTCCTGGGCAAGCCGCTGGAAGATCTCAAAGTAATCACTGCCCATATCGGTAACGGCGGTAGTCTGACTGCTGTACAGGGTGGTATCTCCGTAGATACTTCCATGGGTATGACGCCTCTTGAAGGTCTGATGATGGGTACACGCAGTGGTGATCTTGATCCGGCGATCGTACCTTATGTCATGAACAAGGAAGAGCTGACAGTCAGCGAAGTGAATCTGATGCTGAACAAGCACAGTGGTCTGCAGGCGATTTCCGGAATCAGCAGTGATATGCGCGAAATCACTGATGGTCTGGAAAAAGGCGATCCTCATTCCACACTGGCATTCGAAATGTACGAATATCGTCTGCGTAAATACATCGGTTCTTATGCAGCAGCAATGAACGGTGTTGATGTACTCGTATTTACAGCCGGTGTAGGCGAGAACTCTGCAATCGTGCGTAAAGCCGTTTGTGAGAACCTGAGCTATCTGGGTGTAGAGATCGATGAGGAACTGAACAAAGTACGTTCCGGCGATCCACGCCGCATTTCCACACCAAATTCCAAAGTAGAAGTGCTGGTTGTACCTACCAATGAAGAGCTGGTTATCGCTCGCGATACCTACCAACTCATCAACAAGTAA
- a CDS encoding 3-hydroxyacyl-CoA dehydrogenase family protein, with amino-acid sequence MNFKKVGVIGGGTMGQGIAEMLAKKGIEVLLVEKTPEKLDNAWSMIETSLDKQMEKWALTQAEKKLILGKIQKVTHFAELGSCDLVIETISEDPEAKKEVFAQLDQVCSSSVILASNTSTLSLTELASSTKYPERVIGLHFIYPVSKIDLVEIIRGLRTSDKTFDQTKNFVEETVEKRGIMVYESPGFVTSRIICLLINEALHVLEEGVASAEDIDDAMRVGYQFQYGPLEMADRFGLDSVNAALERMFREYGELKYRPAIILKKMVRAGSLGVKTGEGFFKYDKDGDRI; translated from the coding sequence ATGAATTTTAAAAAAGTCGGCGTTATCGGCGGCGGTACAATGGGTCAGGGCATTGCAGAAATGCTGGCCAAAAAAGGTATCGAGGTGCTGTTGGTTGAGAAGACTCCAGAGAAACTGGATAATGCGTGGAGCATGATCGAGACCAGTCTGGACAAGCAAATGGAAAAATGGGCACTGACCCAGGCAGAGAAAAAGCTAATTCTCGGCAAAATCCAGAAAGTGACTCATTTTGCGGAACTCGGTTCCTGTGATCTGGTTATCGAGACAATCAGCGAAGATCCAGAAGCGAAAAAAGAAGTGTTCGCGCAATTGGATCAGGTTTGCTCCAGCAGCGTTATTCTGGCGAGCAACACGTCTACGCTCAGTTTGACCGAGCTGGCTAGCTCGACCAAATATCCGGAGCGTGTAATCGGACTTCACTTTATCTATCCGGTATCCAAAATCGACCTGGTTGAAATTATCCGTGGCCTGCGTACTTCCGACAAGACTTTTGATCAAACCAAAAACTTTGTGGAAGAGACTGTGGAAAAAAGAGGAATCATGGTTTACGAATCTCCTGGTTTCGTAACAAGCCGTATTATCTGTCTGCTGATCAACGAAGCACTGCATGTGCTTGAAGAAGGCGTAGCTTCTGCTGAAGATATCGACGATGCTATGCGTGTCGGCTACCAGTTCCAATACGGACCACTGGAAATGGCAGACCGCTTTGGTCTGGATTCTGTCAATGCTGCTCTGGAGCGCATGTTCCGTGAGTATGGCGAGCTGAAATACCGTCCAGCGATCATTTTGAAAAAAATGGTGCGTGCAGGTAGTCTCGGCGTGAAAACAGGCGAAGGATTCTTCAAGTATGACAAGGATGGTGACCGGATATGA
- a CDS encoding AAA family ATPase, which translates to MPKWTKEIVIGFVPVLLIFLLYVGYNILPLLLLAAVVGGILFFMQMRGGLAVGASQERNRKKNGPVKLTFEQIGGQDNAKRELREALDFLVRHDEINKFGIRPLKGILLTGPPGTGKTLMAKAAAHYTNSVFVSASGSEFVEMYVGVGAGRIRDLFKDARTRAAKENKQSAIIFIDEIDVIGGKREGGQQREYDQTLNQLLTEMDGIYSNEAPRILIIAATNRKEMLDSALLRPGRFDRHIQVDLPDKKGRKHILELHAANKPMAAEANLDKLAEEAYGFSGAQLESVMNEAAIYAMRQDEEVISQRHMSMAIDKVMMGEKTDRESSAEEKQRVAIHELGHAIMAEVVRPNSVGQVALSPRGQALGYVRHNPQQEQYLYTKPFLEEQIMIALAGAAAEEMYYEGRSTGSRGDFDQALNIVQNMVEAGLTKLGIVTINMVPKELLMKESNAILEDLGERTRKLLEERRHIFDSSLDILLQEEILSGEQFREQFKKSSNVPA; encoded by the coding sequence TGCTGCTTGCAGCTGTTGTCGGCGGCATCCTGTTCTTTATGCAAATGCGCGGTGGACTGGCTGTCGGTGCGAGTCAAGAACGCAATCGCAAAAAAAATGGTCCGGTCAAACTGACTTTTGAACAAATTGGTGGTCAGGACAATGCCAAGCGCGAACTGCGCGAAGCACTGGATTTCCTCGTGCGTCATGATGAAATCAATAAATTTGGTATTCGTCCACTGAAAGGGATCCTGCTGACAGGCCCTCCGGGAACCGGTAAAACGCTGATGGCCAAAGCGGCTGCACATTATACCAATTCCGTATTTGTTAGTGCTTCCGGTAGTGAATTTGTGGAAATGTATGTTGGTGTCGGTGCCGGTCGTATCCGTGACCTGTTCAAGGATGCACGTACCCGTGCTGCCAAAGAAAACAAACAAAGTGCGATTATCTTTATTGATGAAATTGATGTAATCGGTGGTAAGCGTGAAGGTGGACAACAGCGTGAGTATGATCAGACGCTGAACCAATTGCTTACCGAGATGGATGGTATCTATAGCAATGAAGCACCACGTATTCTGATTATCGCCGCAACCAACCGTAAAGAAATGCTGGACAGCGCTCTGCTGCGTCCAGGCCGTTTTGACCGTCATATTCAAGTGGATCTGCCGGACAAAAAAGGTCGCAAGCATATCCTGGAACTGCATGCTGCCAACAAACCGATGGCTGCAGAAGCCAATCTGGATAAACTGGCTGAAGAGGCTTATGGCTTCTCCGGTGCACAATTGGAAAGCGTCATGAACGAAGCAGCTATCTATGCTATGCGTCAGGATGAAGAAGTGATCAGCCAGCGTCATATGTCGATGGCGATCGATAAAGTAATGATGGGCGAGAAAACAGACCGCGAATCCAGCGCCGAAGAAAAACAGCGCGTCGCTATTCACGAACTCGGTCATGCGATTATGGCAGAGGTTGTCCGTCCGAATAGTGTGGGCCAGGTTGCTCTAAGTCCGCGCGGCCAGGCACTCGGTTATGTTCGTCATAATCCACAGCAAGAACAATATCTGTATACCAAGCCATTCCTGGAAGAGCAAATCATGATCGCTCTTGCCGGTGCAGCCGCTGAAGAAATGTATTATGAAGGCCGCAGTACAGGCTCCAGAGGTGACTTTGACCAAGCGCTGAATATCGTACAGAACATGGTAGAAGCCGGTCTCACCAAACTCGGTATCGTAACGATCAATATGGTTCCCAAAGAATTGCTGATGAAAGAAAGCAATGCGATTCTGGAAGATCTGGGTGAGCGTACCCGCAAGCTGCTGGAAGAACGCCGCCACATTTTTGACAGCTCCCTTGACATTTTATTACAGGAAGAAATCCTCTCGGGCGAGCAATTCCGTGAACAATTCAAGAAAAGTTCAAATGTACCAGCTTAA